From Cucumis melo cultivar AY chromosome 1, USDA_Cmelo_AY_1.0, whole genome shotgun sequence, a single genomic window includes:
- the LOC103500549 gene encoding S-protein homolog 1-like, with product MATWVAEAQISKDVVIRVPPVRYFIHVANDLTNQDMFVHCQSKDDDLRIQHLVHRGDEFRWNFKENFWKTTLFWCRLEKSDAYVSFNVFWPESKHHWLRDRCGSQGVCIWSAKDDGIYLRNLPAQNEEFVHKWIII from the coding sequence ATGGCGACTTGGGTGGCCGAAGCTCAAATTTCGAAGGATGTGGTAATAAGGGTACCGCCGGTGAGGTATTTCATTCATGTTGCAAATGATCTAACCAACCAAGATATGTTTGTGCATTGTCAGTCCAAGGACGATGATTTGAGAATTCAACATTTGGTCCATCGTGGAGATGAATTTCGATGGAACTTTAAGGAGAACTTTTGGAAAACAACTTTGTTTTGGTGCAGATTGGAGAAGTCAGATGCATATGTCTCTTTTAATGTCTTTTGGCCTGAGAGTAAGCACCACTGGCTTCGTGATCGATGTGGGAGTCAAGGAGTTTGTATTTGGTCTGCTAAAGATGATGGAATTTACTTGAGAAACCTACCCGCTCAAAATGAAGAATTTGTTCACAAATGGATCAttatttga
- the LOC103500548 gene encoding S-protein homolog 1-like, with amino-acid sequence MVKKKMMMRNVVVLWLATAALVGAQVPSWSVSIVNELSHLDLNVHCRSKNDDLGNHHLVKRGDIYKWSFKENFWGTTLFWCTLEKSDAYVSFESFWPESWTNTWLRDRCGPEGTCIWVAKDGGIYLKNNPANRDEFVHKWWIGK; translated from the coding sequence AtggttaaaaagaaaatgatgatgaGAAATGTGGTGGTTTTGTGGCTTGCCACGGCAGCTTTGGTCGGGGCTCAAGTCCCCAGTTGGTCAGTTTCGATCGTAAATGAGCTCAGTCACCTCGATTTGAATGTGCATTGTCGATCCAAGAACGATGATTTGGGAAATCATCACTTGGTTAAACGTGGAGATATTTACAAATGGAGCTTTAAGGAAAACTTTTGGGGAACAACCTTGTTTTGGTGTACATTGGAGAAGTCAGATGCGTACGTCTCTTTTGAAAGCTTTTGGCCCGAATCATGGACTAACACTTGGCTTCGTGATAGGTGTGGGCCTGAAGGAACTTGTATTTGGGTTGCTAAAGATGGTggaatttatttgaaaaataatccTGCTAATCGTGATGAATTTGTTCACAAATGGTGGATAGGAAAGTAA